A genomic segment from Thamnophis elegans isolate rThaEle1 chromosome 3, rThaEle1.pri, whole genome shotgun sequence encodes:
- the ERCC8 gene encoding DNA excision repair protein ERCC-8 isoform X3 — MSPVATRHCLIAVGTKSSKIQLCDFKSGSCSHILQGHTQEILAVSWSPRYEFILATGSADSRVKLWDVRRASACLLTLDQHNGEKSKAASEAINTAHNGRVNGLCFTSDGLYLLTIGTDDRMRLWNSSTGENTLVNYGKVSNESKKGLRFTVSHGCSSEFAFVPSDSTVAVYTIYSGDLITTLRGHYSSVDCCVFQPNFQELYSSGRDGNILAWVPYLREPEPDDTHSEKLPSKQCLNSAYEDAWSSSDSEAG, encoded by the exons ATGTCTCCTGTTGCTACAAGACATTGCTTAATTGCAG TTGGTACCAAAAGCTCCAAAATACAGCTTTGTGACTTCAAGTCTGGATCTTGTTCTCACATTTTGCAGG GTCACACTCAAGAAATTCTAGCAGTATCTTGGTCACCacgttatgaatttattttagcaactggaag tgCTGACAGTAGAGTGAAATTGTGGGATGTAAGGAGAGCCTCTGCCTGTCTACTCACTCTTGATCAGCATAATGGGGAGAAGTCAAAAGCAGCTTCTGAAGCAA TAAATACTGCCCATAATGGAAGAGTCAATGGCTTATGTTTTACCAGCGATGGGCTTTACCTTTTAACAATTGGTACAGATGATCGTATGAGACTCTGGAATAGTTCAACTGGAGAGAACACACTG GTAAATTATGGGAAGGTGAGCAATGAAAGTAAAAAAGGACTCAGATTTACTGTATCACATGGCTGCAGTTCTGAATTTGCATTTGTGCCCTCCGATAGCACTGTTGCTGTTTACACAATTTATTCAGGAGACCTAATAACTACGCTTAGGGGACATTATAGTTCGGTTGACTGCTGTGTCTTTCAACCTAATTTTCAG GAACTTTATAGCAGTGGCAGAGATGGCAATATTCTTGCCTGGGTGCCCTATTTGAGGGAACCAGAACCTGATGATACTCATTCTGAAAAG ttgCCTTCTAAGCAGTGCTTAAATTCTGCATATGAAGatgcatggagcagcagtgataGTGAGGCTGGATGA